Proteins encoded in a region of the Flavobacterium sp. MDT1-60 genome:
- a CDS encoding putative glycoside hydrolase, which translates to MKLPKLLLFLLALSIFSCAKKEEQTTFKFGVWTTADAKKSDADYKKEFKKYKDGGIDEVLINTGTDPKLLKRIAPLAAKEGLKVHAWIMAMNRPGDSIALQHPDWYQVSKEGKSCFDNRPYVDYYQWLCPTRKESREHVLHLVEELAKVEGIESVHLDYIRFPDIFLPISLLPKYNLVQDVELPQFDFCYCDECVKAFEKIHHKNPKTSHNTSIDMEWKNFRLNAIQAVVNDAYKIVHKHNKKLTAAVFPYPEMADHMVRQRWDKWDIDEVYPMIYHSFYDEEIDWVGYATKQGVADLQGKQTKINTGIYIPGLKSDKELKEAILLAKENGAVGVSFFDGGALSESNLKTIKETKASLKN; encoded by the coding sequence ATGAAATTACCAAAATTATTACTTTTTTTATTGGCACTAAGTATTTTTTCATGTGCAAAAAAAGAAGAACAAACCACTTTTAAATTTGGAGTCTGGACAACCGCAGACGCTAAAAAATCTGATGCAGATTACAAAAAAGAATTCAAAAAATACAAAGATGGCGGAATTGATGAAGTATTAATAAATACAGGAACTGATCCAAAACTTTTAAAAAGAATAGCACCTTTAGCAGCAAAAGAAGGACTAAAAGTGCACGCCTGGATTATGGCGATGAACAGACCCGGAGATTCAATTGCTTTGCAACATCCGGATTGGTATCAGGTAAGTAAAGAAGGAAAATCTTGTTTTGATAACCGTCCTTATGTAGATTATTATCAATGGTTATGTCCAACAAGAAAAGAATCAAGAGAGCACGTTTTACATTTAGTTGAAGAACTGGCAAAAGTAGAAGGAATCGAAAGCGTTCACTTAGATTACATTCGTTTCCCGGACATCTTTTTACCAATCAGTTTATTGCCAAAATACAACTTGGTTCAGGATGTAGAATTGCCTCAGTTTGATTTTTGTTATTGTGATGAATGTGTGAAAGCGTTTGAAAAAATCCATCATAAAAATCCAAAAACGAGCCATAATACTTCTATTGATATGGAGTGGAAAAACTTCAGACTTAATGCGATACAAGCTGTAGTTAATGACGCTTACAAAATTGTACACAAACACAATAAAAAACTAACAGCAGCCGTATTTCCTTATCCTGAAATGGCAGATCATATGGTACGTCAGCGTTGGGATAAATGGGATATTGATGAAGTATATCCAATGATTTATCATAGTTTCTATGACGAAGAAATTGACTGGGTTGGCTATGCAACAAAACAAGGTGTAGCCGATTTACAAGGCAAACAAACGAAAATTAATACGGGAATTTATATTCCGGGATTAAAATCGGACAAGGAATTAAAAGAAGCCATTTTATTAGCAAAAGAAAATGGTGCTGTAGGAGTTTCTTTTTTTGATGGTGGTGCTTTATCTGAAAGCAATCTGAAAACAATTAAGGAAACAAAAGCAAGTTTAAAAAATTAG
- a CDS encoding glycoside hydrolase family 2 TIM barrel-domain containing protein: MHAAYYVFENEKSAANNDWKSSKNYLDINGAWKFKYVDSPADLPKEFEKSNFNDQSWDNFKIPASWDVNGYGYPVYVNTTYDFDYLMAPNPPFVPTKFNPTGVYRREVTIDKSWEGKDIFLHVGAAKSNLTVWVNGVYVGYGEDGKLPSEFNLNKYVKTGKNTIVLQVMKWNDGSYLECQDMWRMSGITRDSYLVARNKTHLKDYEIIPDLDPSYVNGSLKISTEFSNLNQKDNYTLEVQLKDGDKIITSKVISALSEKQTFDFAVNNPKKWSAEIPNLYQVSFLLKDKKGTLIEVINQNVGFRKVEIKGGQLLVNGKAIYIKGVNRHEVDPVTGQTISRERMEQDIKIMKEFNINAVRMSHYPNDEYIYELCDKYGIYVVDEANIESHGMGYDITKTLGNKPDWELAHLQRMQRMVERDKNHTSIIIWSMGNEAGNGYNFYRGYLWIKNRDKSRPIQYERATAGAWDGKDLKYEWNSDIIDPMYSSPDKMEEYILANPNPSRPYILCEYAHAMGNSMGNFKDYWDIIRKYPNLQGGFIWDMIDQSVYKTTADGTRILAYGGDFGPKDMKNDNNFVNNGVFTVEREPNPHAFEVRNVYQNILTTWENKETATIKVYNEFSFKDLSNVSLHWELILDGKEVESGVIDNLEIKSNESKSYKLPVNLDGKQFQEAFINLTYHIKQDEPFLPKDFQIATDQLAFKGSWKNDIKIEGGSKIMVEKKEKSTVFKSDKTEIAFDKKTGFISGYSFQNQPIIKEGYQLRPNLWRAPNDNDFGAYLQEKLKAWKDATENPMLVNWAYTVSKDNKISVTATYDLPQVASKLVLNYELSGSGELSVKEQINIDKAKEQPMLPRFGMEIIVPKDFNNMSYYGRGPHENYIDRNYSSQVGLYNQTVSEQYYPYIRPQETGNKTDVRWLELSNDKLKLTVKSDDLLSITALHYLNEDLDDGLKKDQRHAAELKERDLTSLKIDYKQMGVGGIDSWQAWPMEKYLLKDKIYQYQFKITPSLK, translated from the coding sequence ATGCACGCGGCCTATTATGTTTTTGAGAATGAAAAATCAGCAGCCAATAACGACTGGAAATCATCAAAAAACTATTTGGATATCAACGGAGCATGGAAATTTAAATATGTTGACAGCCCGGCAGATCTTCCGAAGGAATTTGAAAAAAGTAATTTTAACGACCAGTCATGGGATAATTTTAAAATTCCGGCAAGCTGGGATGTAAATGGTTATGGCTATCCGGTTTATGTAAATACCACTTATGATTTTGATTATTTAATGGCACCAAATCCGCCGTTTGTTCCAACAAAATTTAATCCAACCGGAGTTTACAGAAGAGAAGTTACCATTGATAAATCCTGGGAAGGAAAAGACATTTTTCTGCATGTTGGTGCAGCAAAATCAAACCTTACCGTTTGGGTAAATGGTGTTTATGTGGGTTATGGCGAAGATGGAAAACTGCCTTCTGAATTTAACCTAAACAAATATGTAAAAACCGGTAAAAACACGATCGTTTTGCAGGTAATGAAATGGAATGACGGTTCGTATTTAGAATGTCAGGATATGTGGAGAATGAGCGGAATTACACGTGATTCTTATTTAGTTGCGAGAAATAAAACCCATTTAAAAGATTATGAAATTATTCCGGATTTAGATCCTTCTTATGTGAATGGAAGCTTGAAAATTTCAACTGAATTTTCAAATTTAAATCAAAAAGACAATTATACTTTAGAGGTTCAATTAAAAGACGGAGATAAAATCATTACCTCAAAAGTGATTTCCGCTTTAAGCGAAAAACAAACGTTCGATTTTGCTGTAAATAATCCTAAAAAATGGAGCGCCGAAATTCCGAATTTATATCAGGTATCTTTTCTTTTAAAAGATAAAAAAGGAACTTTAATAGAGGTAATTAACCAAAATGTTGGTTTTAGAAAAGTAGAAATCAAAGGTGGACAGCTTTTAGTAAACGGAAAAGCCATTTATATAAAAGGAGTAAACCGTCATGAAGTTGATCCGGTAACGGGGCAAACAATTTCAAGAGAGCGCATGGAACAGGATATTAAGATCATGAAAGAATTTAATATCAATGCGGTGAGAATGTCGCACTATCCAAACGATGAATATATTTATGAATTATGCGATAAATATGGAATTTATGTGGTTGATGAAGCCAACATAGAATCACACGGAATGGGTTATGATATTACCAAAACCTTAGGTAATAAACCAGATTGGGAGCTGGCGCACTTACAGCGTATGCAGCGTATGGTAGAAAGGGATAAAAACCATACTTCTATAATTATCTGGAGTATGGGGAATGAAGCGGGTAACGGTTACAATTTTTACCGAGGTTATTTGTGGATTAAAAATCGCGATAAATCAAGACCAATTCAGTACGAAAGAGCTACAGCCGGAGCATGGGATGGAAAAGATTTGAAGTACGAATGGAATTCTGATATTATCGATCCAATGTACAGTTCACCTGATAAAATGGAAGAATATATATTGGCAAACCCAAATCCGTCAAGACCATATATTTTGTGTGAATACGCACATGCGATGGGGAATTCGATGGGGAATTTTAAAGATTATTGGGATATCATTCGAAAATATCCAAATTTACAGGGAGGTTTTATTTGGGATATGATTGATCAGTCGGTTTATAAAACAACTGCTGACGGAACCCGAATTTTGGCGTATGGTGGAGATTTTGGTCCCAAAGACATGAAAAATGACAACAACTTTGTAAACAACGGAGTTTTTACTGTAGAAAGAGAGCCAAATCCGCATGCTTTTGAAGTGCGAAATGTGTATCAAAATATTCTTACTACGTGGGAAAATAAAGAGACTGCAACTATAAAAGTTTACAATGAATTTTCATTTAAAGATTTAAGTAATGTAAGTTTGCATTGGGAATTAATTTTGGATGGAAAAGAGGTCGAAAGTGGTGTTATTGATAATTTAGAAATAAAATCTAATGAATCAAAATCGTATAAATTACCTGTTAATTTAGATGGAAAACAGTTTCAGGAAGCTTTTATAAATTTGACTTATCATATAAAACAAGACGAACCGTTTTTACCAAAAGATTTTCAGATTGCAACAGATCAATTGGCATTTAAAGGAAGCTGGAAAAACGATATTAAAATCGAAGGCGGTTCAAAAATAATGGTAGAGAAAAAAGAAAAAAGTACCGTATTTAAAAGTGATAAAACGGAGATTGCTTTTGATAAAAAAACGGGATTCATAAGTGGTTATTCATTCCAAAATCAGCCAATTATAAAAGAAGGCTATCAATTGCGTCCTAATTTATGGAGAGCGCCAAACGACAATGATTTTGGGGCCTATCTTCAGGAAAAATTAAAAGCATGGAAAGACGCAACAGAAAATCCGATGCTTGTAAATTGGGCTTATACCGTATCTAAAGACAATAAAATTAGTGTTACCGCAACATATGATTTACCTCAGGTTGCTTCAAAATTAGTTTTGAATTACGAACTTAGCGGCAGTGGAGAATTAAGCGTGAAAGAGCAAATCAATATTGATAAAGCAAAAGAACAGCCAATGCTGCCAAGATTTGGTATGGAAATAATTGTTCCGAAAGATTTTAACAATATGAGTTATTATGGAAGAGGACCCCATGAAAATTATATCGACCGTAATTACAGTTCGCAAGTCGGTCTTTATAATCAAACGGTTTCAGAGCAATATTATCCTTATATTCGCCCGCAGGAAACAGGAAATAAAACAGATGTTCGTTGGCTTGAATTATCAAACGACAAATTGAAGTTAACTGTAAAATCAGATGATTTGTTGTCAATAACAGCTTTACATTATCTAAACGAAGATTTAGATGACGGATTGAAAAAAGATCAAAGACACGCAGCCGAATTAAAAGAAAGAGATTTAACCAGTTTAAAGATCGATTACAAACAAATGGGAGTGGGAGGTATTGATAGCTGGCAAGCGTGGCCAATGGAAAAATATCTTTTGAAAGACAAAATTTATCAGTATCAATTTAAAATTACACCATCTTTAAAATAA
- a CDS encoding beta-N-acetylhexosaminidase gives MRTLKPLFVLIFLTVLTAGYSQKVYTEKDIKIIPKPTQLVINKGVFEFSKSTKFIAVTDFQKEISNALINKFEKAGGFRPEVSTATPNSNYVQFKVDETLEKEAYVLDVNSKFITITAKGQAGFIYGLESIRQLLPVVIESKNVIAKQKWQIPSVVINDKPRFQWRGLMLDLSRHFFDKNYILATIDRLAMHKMNVLHLHLVDDQGWRIEIKKYPKLTEVGAWRVDQENLSWNARLTTNPDEKGTYGGFLTQEELKEIVKYAASKNVEIIPEIEMPAHVSSAIAAYPELACFDQRIGVPSGGLWPITDIYCAGKETTFEFLQNVIDEVITIFPSKYIHIGGDEATKTNWEKCPHCQKRMQENGLKNTHELQSYFVKRMEKYINSKGKKIIGWDEILEGGLAPDATVMSWRGTNGGIEAAEQGHDVIMTPESPCYFNFYQGPQNEEPLAFDAYNPLNKVYEFDPVVPTMAPEQAKHVLGGQANLWAEHLSNPSASEYMIFPRLAALSEVLWSPKESRNWNDFTTRLASLFQRYNYLGINYAKSAYLVTASSSADLAHKQINITLKNEFPNPDIRYVIGNKPLDQQALKYTNPIPFNETTILKASLFQNDKPVGKTFTDTIVFHKAVAHKVSYLTPYNENYKGDGPFGMVNTIRGSKNFHDGQWQAWLVNDMEIVIDLEKQESIQQVSVGTLESQGAGINFPTQIKVLVSNDSINYKEVGKVSRAYAANPISELKDFKIDFQKQNARFVKIIAVNLRKSPKGDSSWLFVDEIVVN, from the coding sequence ATGAGAACATTAAAACCATTATTTGTCTTAATCTTCTTAACCGTTTTAACTGCGGGTTACAGTCAAAAAGTCTACACGGAAAAAGACATTAAAATTATTCCGAAACCAACGCAGTTAGTAATTAACAAAGGTGTGTTTGAATTTTCTAAAAGCACAAAATTTATAGCTGTTACTGATTTTCAAAAGGAAATTTCAAATGCTCTTATAAATAAATTTGAAAAAGCAGGAGGATTTCGTCCTGAAGTATCTACCGCGACTCCGAATAGCAATTATGTACAATTTAAAGTGGATGAAACTTTAGAGAAAGAAGCGTATGTACTAGATGTAAATTCTAAATTCATTACCATTACCGCCAAAGGACAGGCAGGTTTTATTTACGGATTGGAAAGTATTCGACAGTTGCTTCCGGTAGTTATCGAAAGTAAAAATGTGATAGCAAAGCAAAAATGGCAAATTCCGAGTGTGGTTATCAATGATAAACCGCGTTTTCAATGGAGAGGTTTAATGTTGGATTTGTCACGTCATTTCTTCGATAAAAATTATATTCTGGCTACGATAGATCGTTTGGCCATGCACAAAATGAATGTTTTGCATTTGCATTTGGTTGATGATCAGGGATGGAGAATTGAAATTAAAAAATATCCAAAATTAACCGAAGTTGGTGCCTGGAGGGTCGATCAGGAGAATTTGTCATGGAATGCGAGACTTACCACAAATCCAGACGAAAAAGGAACTTATGGAGGATTTCTAACTCAGGAAGAATTAAAAGAAATCGTAAAATATGCGGCATCAAAAAACGTTGAAATTATTCCTGAAATCGAAATGCCGGCACACGTAAGCAGTGCAATTGCCGCTTATCCGGAACTGGCTTGTTTTGATCAGCGTATTGGAGTTCCGTCAGGAGGTTTATGGCCAATTACTGATATTTATTGTGCCGGAAAAGAAACTACTTTTGAATTTTTGCAAAATGTAATAGACGAAGTAATCACCATTTTTCCTTCAAAATACATTCATATTGGAGGTGATGAAGCAACTAAGACCAATTGGGAAAAATGTCCGCATTGTCAAAAAAGAATGCAGGAAAATGGTTTGAAAAACACCCATGAACTGCAAAGCTATTTTGTAAAAAGAATGGAGAAATACATCAATTCTAAAGGCAAAAAGATAATTGGCTGGGATGAAATATTAGAAGGCGGTCTGGCTCCTGATGCAACTGTAATGAGCTGGAGAGGAACCAATGGGGGCATTGAAGCGGCAGAACAAGGTCATGATGTTATTATGACACCGGAATCACCTTGTTATTTTAATTTTTATCAGGGGCCTCAAAATGAAGAACCTTTGGCTTTTGATGCATATAACCCATTAAACAAAGTTTACGAATTTGATCCTGTTGTACCTACTATGGCACCGGAGCAGGCAAAACATGTTTTAGGTGGACAAGCGAATTTATGGGCAGAACATCTTTCAAATCCAAGTGCTTCAGAATATATGATTTTCCCGAGACTGGCTGCTTTATCTGAAGTTTTATGGAGTCCAAAAGAAAGTCGCAACTGGAATGATTTTACTACAAGATTAGCTTCATTATTTCAGCGTTACAATTATTTAGGTATCAATTATGCAAAAAGTGCTTATTTAGTAACGGCTTCTTCAAGTGCAGATTTAGCTCATAAACAAATTAATATTACACTAAAAAATGAATTCCCAAATCCGGATATTCGCTATGTTATTGGCAATAAACCATTAGATCAACAGGCTTTAAAATATACCAATCCAATTCCGTTTAACGAAACAACGATTCTAAAAGCCTCCTTATTTCAAAATGACAAGCCAGTTGGAAAAACATTTACGGATACGATAGTTTTTCATAAAGCGGTGGCGCATAAAGTAAGTTACCTTACGCCATACAATGAAAATTACAAAGGCGATGGACCTTTTGGAATGGTAAATACAATTCGCGGTTCTAAAAATTTTCACGATGGACAATGGCAGGCCTGGTTAGTCAATGATATGGAAATTGTAATTGATCTTGAAAAACAAGAAAGCATACAGCAGGTATCGGTTGGAACACTGGAAAGTCAGGGAGCGGGAATTAATTTTCCTACACAAATAAAAGTGTTGGTTTCAAATGATAGTATCAATTATAAAGAAGTTGGAAAAGTGAGCCGTGCTTATGCGGCAAATCCAATTTCAGAATTAAAAGATTTTAAAATTGATTTTCAAAAACAAAATGCGAGATTTGTAAAAATAATTGCAGTTAACTTAAGAAAAAGTCCAAAGGGCGATAGTTCATGGTTATTTGTAGATGAAATAGTAGTGAATTAG
- a CDS encoding GH92 family glycosyl hydrolase: MRNTTIQTACFFYMLFFSISIFGQQPADLVNPFIGTSNYGATSPGPIAPRGMASISPFNVAGSKNRPLEKDSQWLSNPYVNENTFLTGFSQVNLSGVGCPDLGVLLLMPTTGAVETNHMKYGSTYSNEVAKTAYYSVNIDKYKVKGEFTASKRVGVSKFTFPKGQSNILLNLGLGLTNEEGAMVKVVSPTEIEGMRTVGSFCYNSPEEAYPVYFVAKFSKPANHYGVWKKTPKYEGVEAQWMGYNGKTRMMKNTIKTVVGDSIGTYFTYEFDKKETVEVKIGVSYVSIENARENLEKETGGKSFDTVYKETYDEWNKELSKILVEGGSYQDKVIFYTALYHTLIHPNTLNDSNGEYPRIKRTKIGKTADTRYTVFSLWDTYRNMHPLTSLVYPKQQSDMIKSMLEMYDENGWLPKWELNSTETFTMVGDPASIVIVDACLKGIQDFDIYKAYHAMLKGADQIEDNPLRPGLKEYLDKGYLSTNYPGPVSTTLEYNTSDYAISLLAKALGEKEDFKRFSKRSLSYRKLYDKDLKLLRPRTATDKWYEPFDPEAGANFQANVGFIEGNAWQYAFMVPHDIRGLIKLMGGDKPFSDQLQKVFDSKQFDMANEPDIAYPYLFNYIKGEEWKSQDMVKKLVAAYFKNEPKGLPGNDDTGTMSAWLVYSMMGFYPISPGDPIYTITTPMFDKITIQLDPRYYKKENIVIQREINTDGKVKDIQLNGKSLNSFFISHDDFVNGTTLKVIQE, encoded by the coding sequence ATGAGAAATACAACAATCCAAACAGCATGTTTTTTTTACATGCTGTTTTTTAGCATAAGTATTTTTGGGCAGCAGCCCGCAGATCTTGTGAATCCGTTTATAGGCACTTCAAATTATGGTGCTACATCTCCGGGACCAATCGCACCAAGAGGAATGGCAAGTATTAGTCCGTTTAATGTAGCGGGATCTAAAAACCGACCTTTAGAAAAAGACAGTCAATGGCTGTCTAATCCTTATGTAAATGAAAATACATTTTTAACCGGATTTAGTCAGGTGAATTTAAGCGGTGTAGGTTGTCCTGATTTGGGTGTGCTCTTGCTAATGCCGACGACCGGAGCGGTTGAAACCAATCATATGAAATATGGTTCTACTTATTCTAATGAAGTGGCCAAAACGGCTTATTATAGCGTAAATATTGATAAATATAAAGTTAAGGGAGAATTTACGGCTTCGAAAAGAGTAGGAGTAAGTAAATTTACTTTTCCAAAAGGACAATCTAATATTTTACTGAATCTTGGTTTAGGATTGACAAATGAAGAAGGAGCGATGGTAAAAGTGGTTTCTCCAACAGAAATAGAAGGAATGCGTACTGTTGGTTCGTTTTGTTATAATAGTCCTGAAGAAGCATATCCGGTTTATTTTGTAGCTAAATTTTCAAAACCGGCGAACCATTATGGAGTTTGGAAAAAAACACCAAAATATGAAGGTGTAGAAGCACAATGGATGGGGTACAATGGTAAAACCCGAATGATGAAAAATACCATTAAAACAGTTGTTGGAGATAGTATCGGAACTTATTTTACGTATGAATTTGATAAAAAAGAAACAGTTGAAGTTAAAATTGGAGTTTCTTATGTTAGTATTGAAAATGCCCGTGAGAATTTAGAAAAAGAAACCGGAGGTAAATCATTTGACACTGTTTATAAAGAAACGTATGATGAATGGAATAAGGAACTTTCTAAAATTTTAGTTGAAGGTGGTTCCTATCAGGATAAAGTTATTTTTTATACGGCATTGTATCACACTTTAATTCATCCTAATACTTTAAATGATAGTAATGGAGAATATCCCCGAATAAAAAGAACTAAGATTGGAAAAACTGCAGATACACGTTATACAGTATTTTCTTTGTGGGATACGTATCGAAACATGCATCCGTTAACTTCTTTGGTTTATCCTAAGCAACAATCGGATATGATAAAAAGCATGTTGGAAATGTATGATGAAAACGGCTGGTTACCAAAATGGGAATTAAATTCAACAGAAACCTTTACAATGGTTGGCGATCCTGCAAGTATAGTTATTGTAGATGCCTGCTTAAAAGGAATTCAGGATTTTGATATTTACAAAGCCTACCATGCCATGTTAAAAGGTGCAGATCAAATTGAAGATAATCCCTTGCGTCCCGGGCTTAAAGAATATCTCGACAAAGGATATTTATCAACCAATTATCCTGGACCTGTTTCTACAACGTTAGAATATAATACTTCAGATTATGCGATTTCACTTTTAGCGAAAGCTTTAGGTGAAAAAGAAGATTTTAAGCGTTTTAGTAAACGTTCCTTATCGTACCGAAAATTATATGACAAAGATTTAAAATTACTTCGACCAAGAACTGCTACCGATAAATGGTATGAACCTTTTGATCCTGAAGCAGGAGCTAATTTTCAGGCCAATGTTGGCTTTATTGAAGGTAATGCGTGGCAATACGCTTTTATGGTACCACACGATATCAGGGGATTGATAAAATTAATGGGCGGTGATAAACCTTTCTCTGATCAATTGCAAAAAGTTTTTGATAGCAAACAATTTGATATGGCAAACGAGCCGGATATTGCTTATCCTTATTTATTCAATTACATAAAAGGTGAGGAGTGGAAGAGTCAGGATATGGTAAAGAAATTAGTGGCAGCATATTTCAAGAATGAACCAAAAGGATTACCCGGAAACGACGATACAGGAACTATGTCGGCCTGGCTGGTGTATTCTATGATGGGATTCTATCCAATATCACCCGGAGATCCAATTTATACCATTACAACGCCAATGTTTGATAAAATAACGATTCAATTAGATCCAAGATATTACAAGAAAGAAAATATCGTAATTCAGCGAGAAATCAATACTGATGGAAAAGTTAAAGACATTCAGTTAAATGGAAAAAGCCTGAATAGTTTCTTTATTTCACATGATGATTTTGTAAATGGAACTACCTTGAAAGTGATTCAGGAATAA
- a CDS encoding alpha-L-fucosidase, which translates to MKKLVLTFLGCFVFLSISAQRVGPPAPYGALPTEPQLRWQELEQYVLVHFTPTTFQNKEWGYGDADPKIFNPAKFDASQIVNAAKDGGFKGVIFVAKHHDGFCLWPTKTTAYNISASPFRNGKGDMVKEFEVAARKAGMKFGLYCSPWDRNNEDYGKPEYVEKYRNQLRELYSNYGNLFITWFDGANGGDGYYGGKNEKRSIDRSTYYGWDKTWGISHELQPGAVIFADNGDVRWVGNERGFANETSWATFTPEPIAGKAVAVPGETDSEKAQGGTRNGKFWKPAECDVPLRNGWFYHANEDNNVKSVSELFEIYLKSVGRGAGMDIGIAPNTDGVLHQNDVKALKDFGDFLKKLFTDNLAQSAVITASEIRGENQIFFGTKNLTDNDRYSYWATSDEVKKATLTLEWKTAQTFNIIRLRENIKLGQRIEKIEIDAFINGIWKKVGEATSIGANRLVRLPNYITTSKLRISIKESPVCIALSDVGVFREPEHLALPKIKRDKDGNVSITTETPVHQIRYTIDGTEPTVQSPIYVSPFPFLTSGDVKVKSFGTDMKSSETVVQAFNVYKKDWKIVTASFENEEKEKALNAIDENTETFWSTADNTSLTPLPQSMVIDMGQEMEITSLSYLPRQNGTGGIVKNYQWEVSTDNITWKTVAEGEFANIKSNPVEQNITLKASAKARYIKFIGKTSVDGKYITVAEIGVKTK; encoded by the coding sequence ATGAAAAAACTAGTATTAACTTTCTTAGGATGTTTTGTCTTTTTGTCAATTTCGGCACAGAGAGTTGGCCCTCCGGCTCCTTATGGGGCTTTGCCAACTGAACCGCAATTGCGTTGGCAGGAATTGGAACAATATGTTTTGGTGCATTTTACGCCAACCACTTTTCAGAATAAAGAATGGGGATATGGCGATGCCGATCCTAAAATTTTTAATCCTGCAAAATTTGATGCGAGCCAAATTGTGAACGCTGCCAAAGATGGTGGTTTTAAAGGTGTAATTTTTGTGGCCAAACATCATGACGGGTTTTGTTTATGGCCAACGAAAACAACAGCTTACAACATTAGTGCAAGCCCTTTTCGTAATGGAAAAGGTGACATGGTAAAAGAATTTGAAGTTGCAGCACGTAAGGCCGGAATGAAATTCGGGCTCTATTGCTCACCTTGGGATCGAAACAATGAAGATTATGGAAAACCTGAATATGTAGAAAAATACCGAAATCAGTTAAGAGAATTGTATTCCAATTATGGCAACTTATTCATTACCTGGTTTGATGGTGCAAATGGCGGCGACGGTTATTATGGCGGTAAAAACGAGAAAAGAAGCATTGACCGATCTACGTATTACGGCTGGGATAAAACCTGGGGAATATCTCATGAATTACAACCCGGAGCTGTTATTTTTGCTGATAATGGCGATGTGCGCTGGGTTGGAAATGAAAGAGGTTTTGCTAATGAAACTTCCTGGGCAACTTTTACTCCAGAACCAATAGCGGGCAAAGCAGTAGCTGTTCCCGGAGAAACAGATTCGGAGAAAGCTCAGGGCGGAACACGAAACGGTAAGTTCTGGAAACCAGCTGAATGTGATGTACCTCTTAGAAATGGCTGGTTTTATCATGCCAATGAAGACAATAATGTAAAATCAGTTTCGGAGTTATTCGAAATTTACTTAAAATCTGTTGGAAGAGGCGCTGGTATGGATATTGGAATTGCACCAAATACTGACGGTGTATTACATCAAAATGATGTTAAGGCTTTGAAAGATTTCGGTGATTTTCTGAAGAAATTATTTACAGATAATCTTGCACAATCGGCTGTGATTACGGCTTCGGAAATTCGAGGTGAAAATCAAATATTTTTCGGAACCAAAAATCTTACTGATAACGACCGTTATTCATATTGGGCAACCAGTGATGAAGTAAAAAAAGCAACCCTGACTTTAGAATGGAAAACAGCACAAACGTTTAATATCATTCGTTTAAGAGAAAACATCAAATTGGGTCAACGCATTGAAAAAATCGAAATTGATGCTTTTATCAATGGAATTTGGAAAAAAGTAGGCGAAGCTACCAGTATTGGTGCCAACCGATTGGTCCGTTTACCAAATTATATCACAACTTCAAAATTGAGAATTAGTATTAAAGAATCTCCAGTTTGTATTGCTTTAAGCGATGTCGGTGTGTTTAGGGAGCCTGAACATTTAGCACTTCCAAAAATTAAAAGAGATAAAGATGGGAATGTTTCTATCACTACTGAAACACCCGTACACCAAATCCGTTATACAATTGACGGAACAGAACCTACTGTACAATCTCCAATTTATGTAAGTCCATTTCCATTTTTAACCTCAGGTGATGTGAAAGTAAAATCATTTGGAACAGACATGAAATCAAGTGAAACTGTAGTTCAAGCCTTCAATGTTTACAAAAAAGACTGGAAAATAGTTACCGCTAGTTTTGAAAATGAGGAAAAGGAAAAAGCATTAAACGCTATTGATGAAAATACTGAAACTTTTTGGAGTACGGCTGATAATACGTCCTTAACGCCTTTACCACAATCCATGGTTATTGATATGGGACAAGAAATGGAAATCACATCTTTATCGTACTTGCCTCGTCAAAATGGAACGGGTGGAATTGTAAAAAATTACCAATGGGAAGTAAGTACAGATAATATCACCTGGAAAACTGTTGCAGAAGGTGAATTTGCTAATATCAAAAGTAATCCGGTGGAGCAAAACATCACTTTAAAAGCATCGGCGAAAGCCAGATATATTAAATTCATTGGAAAGACCAGTGTAGATGGAAAATATATTACTGTTGCTGAAATTGGTGTAAAAACGAAATAA